The DNA segment AAACCGACAAATTGATTGACCACAAACCATGCTTCACCGCCTGGTTTTAAATGTCTAGCAGCTGCCTCCGTAAATAGTTCTGTTGATGATTTGACATGATCAAAGCCTTGATGGAAAGGTGGATTACAGACTATTACATTATAGGATTTACTGATACTGTCGGCTGCATCGCTAGCTATAATCTGACCCTTAATATCATAGTGTTTAAAATTCTCCTCGCAGCTGAGTAATGCAGCAGCGCAATTATCGGTTGCATCAATATGTGTGAAGCCTAGCTGTTTGAGGCGAATAGATAAATAACCATAGCCACAGCCAAGGTCAAGCGCCTGTAAGGATGACAGAGTATTGTCAGATTTTGTTTCATAATATTGCGCAATTGTTGAAATCAGCAGTGAACTACCTTGATCAATTTTCTGCCAGCCAAATAGCCCCGGCTTGCTATAAAACTCGACTCCCGACAAGCTTAAAAGCTGTAATGGTTTATATACTTGATTGGCCTCAATACCAGAACAGACAGAGTTATCTGTAAAGTGAATGGAGATGACAAATACTTGCTTATGAATTTTATCTAACTGCAATGTGACAGCATTGCCAAAGGCTGCTAATTGTTCTTTTGCCAAAGTAAACAGGCTTTTAATCCCCTCATTTTTTGCCCCAAATAATTTAAGCGTCGGTGTCGGTATTGATGGTTTCGATGTTAATGGCGATGTCGTTTTAGATGTTGATATTGCTGCTCTAGAGTTTGCTGATGAGCTTGGTAATGATGTTGAGGCTGATGCTAAGGTTAGGCCAGAGGCTGCAGATTTTGAACATAAATCTATCCAGCTATTAAACACATGCAGATTAATCTGTTTTTCTTTGCTGATTCTGAACGCAATAAGATCAAGCTTTTGGTTTGCAAAAGTTTCAGCGATTAAAAAGTCATTAAATACGGCATTAAATTTTTTTGCTAAATCAAAACGGTTACTCAGTTTTTCAGTCGTACCTAAAACACCGGCATCAAAACAAAAGTCAGATGATGCTTCGTCAATAAGCCATAGCGCGCGATCTACCTGCTTAATAGACTCAGCTAGTGGGTTTGCAATAATGTGATTGTTGCTTTGCATCTGTTATTTGATTATATCCTTAACCGATAAAACTCTGTATTTCATCATTAGAGAGCTGTCTGAATTGTCCGCTTTGTAAACTGCCAAGTTTAATAGTGCCAATGCTCTCTCGGTGCAGTGATATCACCCGATTATTACAATAGGCAAACATCCGCCTGACTTGATGATATCGACCTTCGTGAAGTTCTATTATAACTTCGTGAGCAGACAGTTGTTGAATCTGACAGGGTAGGGTGAGCTTATTTTCGGATCGAAGCATTACACCTTGCTCTAATGTATCGATAGATGATTGATTTATCGCTTCAGCCAAACCAACACGGTAGCGTTTTCCACAATAATCATTATCGAAGTTTTGTTTCTGGGGTTTACTGACTCGGTGGCACCATTGTCCATCACTGCTAAGTAATACTAGACCTGAGGTATCGGTA comes from the Pseudomonadales bacterium genome and includes:
- a CDS encoding methyltransferase; translated protein: MQSNNHIIANPLAESIKQVDRALWLIDEASSDFCFDAGVLGTTEKLSNRFDLAKKFNAVFNDFLIAETFANQKLDLIAFRISKEKQINLHVFNSWIDLCSKSAASGLTLASASTSLPSSSANSRAAISTSKTTSPLTSKPSIPTPTLKLFGAKNEGIKSLFTLAKEQLAAFGNAVTLQLDKIHKQVFVISIHFTDNSVCSGIEANQVYKPLQLLSLSGVEFYSKPGLFGWQKIDQGSSLLISTIAQYYETKSDNTLSSLQALDLGCGYGYLSIRLKQLGFTHIDATDNCAAALLSCEENFKHYDIKGQIIASDAADSISKSYNVIVCNPPFHQGFDHVKSSTELFTEAAARHLKPGGEAWFVVNQFVG
- a CDS encoding pseudouridine synthase, producing MQHLRLDQFVAKALGKSRKAAKQLIQQGCISVDGLIVKDGKLKISLQQQVGYQDNMLALKQSVYLALYKPAGYCCSHVDDNAPSALRLISEEFKQQKLFFAGRLDTDTSGLVLLSSDGQWCHRVSKPQKQNFDNDYCGKRYRVGLAEAINQSSIDTLEQGVMLRSENKLTLPCQIQQLSAHEVIIELHEGRYHQVRRMFAYCNNRVISLHRESIGTIKLGSLQSGQFRQLSNDEIQSFIG